DNA sequence from the Alteribacter lacisalsi genome:
TTTAAACCAGCTACACAGGGCGCAATCAGTGGAATAAAAATGATTGAAGCATTAATGAAAGCCGGTCTTCCTGAAGGTGTGCTCAACATTGTAACCGGCAGAGGATCCGTTATTGGTGATTTCATTGTAACGCACCCTGAGATTGATATGATTTCCTTTACCGGTGGTACGAAGACCGGTCAGCATATTGCAACACAGGCTTCCATGATCCCGGTAGTGCTCGAACTGGGAGGCAAGGATCCGGCAATTGTGCTGGAGGATGCGGACCTCGAAAAAGCAGCAAGTGAAATTGTATCCGGTGCCTTCAGTTATTCCGGTCAGCGCTGTACAGCCATTAAACGTGTTCTTGTGATGGATGGAGTGGCCGATCAACTCGTGGCAAAACTTAAAGAAAAAGTTGAGGCACTCAAAGTCGGAAAAGCGTCAGAAGGAGCAGGCGTTGTTCCGATGATTGATGACAAATCAGCCGACTACGTTGAATCCCTTATAGAAGATGCGAAGGACAAAGGTGCGGATGTGGTGACAACAGGTGACCGTCAGAAAAATCTGCTCCATCCGACGCTTCTTGATAACGTCACAGAAGAGATGCGGGTAGCGTGGGAGGAACAGTTTGGTCCCGTTCTTCCGGTTATAAGAATCAGCAGCGTGTTTGAAGCAATCGACCTGGAGAAAAGAAACGAGTTTGGACTCCAGGCAAGTATCTTTACCCGGAACATGGAGGATGCCTTTTCGATTGCCGACAAGCTTGAAGTAGGAACCGTTCAGTTGAATGGCAAAACATCCCGTGGTCCTGACCACCTTCCGTTTCTTGGAGTTAAAAATTCCGGACAAGGTGTTCAGGGAATTGGACGGAGCATTGAGTCCATGCTGAGAGATAAAGTTACAGTCATAAACCTGTAAGCACACTTGGAAAAGGGATGTCCCGAATTGGGCATCCCTTTTTTTATGCATGTTCAGGTTTTAATAGGTTGTCAGGTAAAACCACTGCTGCAGGCGGTAAGTGGTCGGCTTCCAGAATCCAAGATCATCTTCATACTCATCAAGATGGAGAGTAAAGATCCCGTCTTCATTCGTCCACAGCCGCTCAAAATAGCTGTTCACCTCTGCTGCAAGATCTGAAGAAAGTGGCGCCTGGATCATGATGCTCGCATCAAGATTGAAGTCATCCATGTTTCTTCTGGTGAAATTAGAAGAACCGCCGATCATCGTAATCTCCTGATCATTTTCAAATACCATGATCTTGGAATGGTACTGATCTTCGTCAATATGATACCAGCGGATTTGTACACGCCCTTCTGATCGTTCCTTCAGTTCACGGGCAGCAGGACGGTTCGGCAGCCCCTGGGTTTCCTGGTTAAAGGAGTAACTGTTCGGGTCGAGAACAACCCGGATTTCCACATCGCGGAAAGAAGCGTCAACAATGGCGTCCATCGTTGAGTCCTCAGCAAGATAGTAAGCTCCGATTGTAATCCTGTCTCCGGAGCCGGCATTTTCAATCTGCTCCATCAGGTGATCTTTTATGCTGCTCTCTGTGAGATGCTTTGCTTTCAGCCCTTCATCTGCTCCATTTATTTCTGCAGCCCGCTCTTCATAAAGAAAGTCTTCGCTCCCGGGAAATGGGAGATCGTCTTCTGAAGAAAAAGAGGCTACTGCCTTTTCAGCTTCCCACACATCCTCAATTACTGAACCAGTGACCCGAAAGCCGATATTGCTGTAATACGCACTTCCATCATGGGGGTTGGCTGATGTGATAAACGCTTCCTTGTCAGAAACCACGACTTTTCGGTGATTCGCCTTCAGGTTCAGCATCTTCAGATAGGAACGTGCCGTGATGGATGGCGCACCCTCACTCAGTGGGTGCGGGAGCCAGCCCCTGTCACCGCGGCCAAACCACTGGAAAAAAGTACGGTATATAGATGAGTAAATCGGTTTACTGTCCCTGAGCGGTGTCAGGTCACTTATGATCGTGTGAACGCCAGCCTCCTCCAGTTCGTCCAGATGTGGAGAGCGATGAGAGCCGTACCCGGTATTAAACTCGTCTGTAATAAAAATCACGTTCATTTCCGGATTTTCGTCTTTTTTCTTAAGAACAGCATCGGTAACTCTTCTGCTCAGTTCCGGCATGTCCTCCTCACGGTCGTGAAAATCATTAAATAAAAACAGATCCAGGAGAAGGTAGTTTTCTGCCCGGTCGATGACTTCAATCACTTCATCAAAAATCTGCTGTTCATAAACCCACTCTCCGTCCTCTGTCTCATATGTAACATCATAGTAGAAGCGGGCATCATCAATGTCATGCAGGCTGCCCTCGTAGCTTACTCCTTCAGGAAGAGGCTTAAACAGACCGTAAACTGCCACTCCTGTTAAAATAATGACAAGCATAAGCAGGGAAAAATAAAGACCGTTCATTTTTTCAAATATGATTTTTTTCATCGATGTAATCTCCTTAAGTGCCAGTACTTTCAATATACCCTTATTCCTCTTGCTGAAAAACCGTCTCTCGTATGATCAAAAAAGCAGCCTCACATGGAGGCTGCCTGCAGACTAGAGTCCGCCCATCATATCTGATTCACTAATTTCCTCTGCGTTTTCAATCACATTTGCAGGAACTTCAAGGTCATCATATTCGTTAAAACCGCCAAAAAGCATATGCGTTGTCTGTTTCATGGCAGTTTCATTCACGCCATCGTCCATCGTCATATCCATAAACACATTGGCTTCGGTGGTATAAAACGTATCCCGGTCAATAAATATTTCATATTCATAAGAATGGATTTCCATGGAGTCCAGGGCATCGCCCATCAATTGTCCCATATCACCGTCCATAAAGCCCATAAGTTGTTCTTTCATTGCTTCGTTGTCTACTCCGTCACCTTTAATAGTAACGATGTAGCGGTCTTCCTCTTCGTCTGTCTCAACATCCACTTCTTCAAGGTTTTCGCGGAAGATGTCGAACTGATCTTCAGGACTCGTCTGAATGTCGGCCATTGCCATCATTTCATCTGTAAATTCATCAGGAAGTTTCAGCCACTCACCGCTCATGGGATCTTCCATAAAGAATCCATGTTCTTCTGAGAAGTAGCTGTCGTAAGAGAACGGCATTCCCATCATGTCCATGGATGCATGCTGATAAAGAACGAGCGGATCCATAAGCACCTGTGCTTCAGATGTCATGTTGATATCCATTGTATCATCATCCATGCTCATTTCCTGAAGCATTTCCATATCCATCGAATAGCTTGAAAGCTCCTCCATTGCTTCTTCCGACTGAGTGAGAATTTCCTCAACCGTAAGTCCGTCATCGCTTTCAGCTCCACACGCTGCTGTGAAGAGCACAGCACCTGTTACACAGCTTGCTAATACTGCTTTTTTCATTATGATCATACCTCCGTAGTCATACTCAATCTTTTTGGGTCTCTATTCCAGTTACGAAAGAAGTTGAAGATGGTTTCACAAAAAGTGATTTTAGCAGAAAAAAACGGAAATTCCAAGAAGGAATTTCCGTTTTCTGTGCGATTCAGTTATACCGCCGAATGTCAGCAAGACGGTTCTTATTCCAGAAGGAGCTGTACTGAAGGTCTACAGCAGAGACACCTTCATCCATCCTGACTGCAATGGCAGCCTCATTACCAATGTAGAGGGCTGGAATCAGGGTACCGGAGTCGGTTCTGAAGAAGAGCACATCGCCTGTCTTGGCGCTTTCAAGGCTGACAGATATCCCTTTTTCCGCCTGATTTTTTGCAGAGCGGGGAAGAGAAATGCCGCTTTTTTTGAATACATAGTGAATGAAGCCGCTGCGGCTGAACCCTTTCTTCGGAGATCGTCCGCCTTTTTTATAGTCGGTACCGATCAGTGGAAGGGCTTCGCGAACCTGGGGAATATCTGTGTCTGCTGCCAGGCTGTCAAAACGTCTGATCCCGGTAAAATGATCCATCCAGCTGCGGCCAAGATAGGAGATGATTGTTTCTCCCTCTTCACCACTTGCATGTATGAAAAAACGGTCACCTAAATAGATACCAGTATGGGAAATCCCTTTCTGCCAGGTTCCGGAGAAGTAAATGACGTCTCCGGCCTCTGCCTCCTCCAGAGAAACGGGCTCCCCCCGCTCATACTGCTGATACGTCATCCGGGGAAGGTAGATGTTCATTTCCGCAAAAGCGTGCTGTACGAGAAACGAACAGTCAAAAGCAGATAATTTTGATCCAGTCAGCCGATAAGGACGGTGAAGAAGCGAAAGAGCCTCCCTGACAGCCTGGTGGTCTATATCTGAGTAGAACGAAGGATTCAGACGTTCGGACTCCTGGTCTGTAAGTCTCCGTCCTTCGAGAAACCGCTCACGCCAGTACTTGTCTTTGCGGAGATTTCTGAGGCTTACCCCTTCATTTGTGACCGTTATAAATTCCTGGTCATGAAGGTATACGCCGCTGATCAGTCCGCGGTCTCCATTGAAAAACAGCAAATCACCTTCCTGAAACTCGGAAACAGGTTTTCCAAGCTCTCTTTGAAGAGAAGGTTTTCGTGATAGAAGTATGCCTGAATGCTCTTTATACAGGTACTGGACCAGACCTCCTGATGAAAAGCCTTCCGACGGTGTGCGTCCCCGTCCAGAGACTGCAGGTGTGCCAATCAGTTTATCCGCAATTGCAGAAAAGGTTGTATGTTCGGACGGAATCGGCCAGAAAGCGGTAATTTCACTCTCTGTCTCAGGGTCCTCTGACAGCATGAACTCCGGTTTAGACCCTGTGGAAAAAAGGAGAGAGAAAATCAGCACCGGTATTATTAACAAGTCCATTATTACAGAACGTTTCACAGCACTCATCTCTTTCGGATTAATCTTATTCACAGTTTTCCTGTCCACAGCCTTTCTCATACAGACGAAGGTTTACGCATGGGAGGTGTGTGCATAAAAAAAGTTGTGTATGATGGTAATACAGTTAGTCAGATAGAAAGGAGCAGTGAGTATATGGGGAAAAAACATGCGGTACTTGACAGGATTGAAGACGGGCAGTGGGCCGTGCTCCTGGTCGGCACAGAGGAGAAGGAAGTGATCCTTCCCGTTTCGAAAATGCCGGGAGGAGCAGGAGAAGGGGACTGGTTTACCGTAACACTTGTGGGTGATACAGTATCCAGCGTGACCCGGGATGAACAGGCGTCAGCGCAGGCCCGGGAAGAAATCAGTTCCAAAATGGAAACACTGAAAAAACGGAAAGGAAGCCGGTTTAAAACAAAACGGGAAGAATAGTATACTGGACAATTCTCTATCTTCTCTCTCTCTAAAACACCTGAAATTCAGGTGTTTTTTTACTTTTGGGCTCATATACATGGAAGTGACACGTTTAAGAGATGTTGTCCACACTGTGGATGCAGCCACACTGTGGACAGTCTGAAGGACGAACAAAATAGCGATCTGTCCGAAAGGTGGATGCCCGGATGCATATTCTTGTATGTATTAAACAGGTGCCTGATACAAAAATCATCAAAGTTAATCCAAAAACAAATACCCTTGACCGCTCCAGTGCACCTGCAATATTAAATCCCTATGATGCTCATGCGGTGGAAGAGGCGGTAAGGCTTCGAGAGGTGCACGGAGGAAAAGTCACAGTTCTTTCAATGGGGCCGCCTCAGGCCCGAAAGGCAATTCGAAAATGTGTGGAAATCGGAGCGGACGAAGGCATTCTGATTTCAGACCGGCGGTTCGCAGGTGCCGACACACTGGCAACGAGCTATGCTCTTTATAAAGCTGTGGAGAAAATTCAGAAGACTGACGGCGTTGACCTGATTCTCTGTGGAAAACATGCGATCGACGGCGACACAGGCCAGACCGGACCAGGGGTGGCCAGGCGTCTGGGAATACCGCCGCTAACTTGCGTCATCCAGGTGGATCAGGTAGATGTGGAAAACCGGACTGTTCGTGTGCATAGAAAAGTGGAAGAAGGCTATGAAGTCATTTCATCCACACTGCCGTCGCTGCTGACTGTGGAAAAGGAAATAAATCATGTGAGCTGGGCGCCGCTTCCTAACATGCTCAGGGCAGCGAGATACGAACCGTCAGTCTGGACTGTTGATGATCTTGAGGATGTGGATATTAAACAACTCGGCTTGAAGGGCTCTCCTACAATTGTAGGTAAAATGTGGCCTCCCGAAAAAAGCAAAGGGGCACAGATGATTGAGGGCGACGCAGAAACACAGGTAACAGAGGTACTTAAAATCTTTATGAAAGAACGGGACCTGTTTAAATCTGCAGGACAGAAACAAAATTAAACCTGGACTTTTTGAAGGGCGGAGGTAACGGTGAGGGTAAATATTGACGACTACCGCGGCGTATGGGTGTTTATGGAACAGAAGGAAGGACAACTGCTTGATGTCGGGCTAGAGCTTCTCGCAGCAGGACAGGATCTTGCACGTAAGCTTGAAGTAGACGTATGCGGAGTACTGCTTGGGGATGGTGTGGAACGGCTTACCTCACAGGTTTTTGAAGCGGGAGCCGATAAAGTATATCTGATTGATGATCCGGTACTGAAAAAT
Encoded proteins:
- a CDS encoding NADP-dependent glyceraldehyde-3-phosphate dehydrogenase, producing MSAVNQNIHTHPFLIDNEWRESESGKTIEILSPDDKSVVGSVQAMSQAETDEAARASKAAQEGWAATPLDERAALMHRWADELEKMSDELGDIIQREVGKGFSSAKVEVIRTAELIRYTAEQGLRVKGEFMTGDGFPGGGKNKKAMIQKVPHGVVLAISPFNYPVNLSAAKIAPALVTGNTVLFKPATQGAISGIKMIEALMKAGLPEGVLNIVTGRGSVIGDFIVTHPEIDMISFTGGTKTGQHIATQASMIPVVLELGGKDPAIVLEDADLEKAASEIVSGAFSYSGQRCTAIKRVLVMDGVADQLVAKLKEKVEALKVGKASEGAGVVPMIDDKSADYVESLIEDAKDKGADVVTTGDRQKNLLHPTLLDNVTEEMRVAWEEQFGPVLPVIRISSVFEAIDLEKRNEFGLQASIFTRNMEDAFSIADKLEVGTVQLNGKTSRGPDHLPFLGVKNSGQGVQGIGRSIESMLRDKVTVINL
- a CDS encoding phospholipase D-like domain-containing protein, yielding MKKIIFEKMNGLYFSLLMLVIILTGVAVYGLFKPLPEGVSYEGSLHDIDDARFYYDVTYETEDGEWVYEQQIFDEVIEVIDRAENYLLLDLFLFNDFHDREEDMPELSRRVTDAVLKKKDENPEMNVIFITDEFNTGYGSHRSPHLDELEEAGVHTIISDLTPLRDSKPIYSSIYRTFFQWFGRGDRGWLPHPLSEGAPSITARSYLKMLNLKANHRKVVVSDKEAFITSANPHDGSAYYSNIGFRVTGSVIEDVWEAEKAVASFSSEDDLPFPGSEDFLYEERAAEINGADEGLKAKHLTESSIKDHLMEQIENAGSGDRITIGAYYLAEDSTMDAIVDASFRDVEIRVVLDPNSYSFNQETQGLPNRPAARELKERSEGRVQIRWYHIDEDQYHSKIMVFENDQEITMIGGSSNFTRRNMDDFNLDASIMIQAPLSSDLAAEVNSYFERLWTNEDGIFTLHLDEYEDDLGFWKPTTYRLQQWFYLTTY
- a CDS encoding DUF6612 family protein, translating into MKKAVLASCVTGAVLFTAACGAESDDGLTVEEILTQSEEAMEELSSYSMDMEMLQEMSMDDDTMDINMTSEAQVLMDPLVLYQHASMDMMGMPFSYDSYFSEEHGFFMEDPMSGEWLKLPDEFTDEMMAMADIQTSPEDQFDIFRENLEEVDVETDEEEDRYIVTIKGDGVDNEAMKEQLMGFMDGDMGQLMGDALDSMEIHSYEYEIFIDRDTFYTTEANVFMDMTMDDGVNETAMKQTTHMLFGGFNEYDDLEVPANVIENAEEISESDMMGGL
- a CDS encoding C40 family peptidase; protein product: MKRSVIMDLLIIPVLIFSLLFSTGSKPEFMLSEDPETESEITAFWPIPSEHTTFSAIADKLIGTPAVSGRGRTPSEGFSSGGLVQYLYKEHSGILLSRKPSLQRELGKPVSEFQEGDLLFFNGDRGLISGVYLHDQEFITVTNEGVSLRNLRKDKYWRERFLEGRRLTDQESERLNPSFYSDIDHQAVREALSLLHRPYRLTGSKLSAFDCSFLVQHAFAEMNIYLPRMTYQQYERGEPVSLEEAEAGDVIYFSGTWQKGISHTGIYLGDRFFIHASGEEGETIISYLGRSWMDHFTGIRRFDSLAADTDIPQVREALPLIGTDYKKGGRSPKKGFSRSGFIHYVFKKSGISLPRSAKNQAEKGISVSLESAKTGDVLFFRTDSGTLIPALYIGNEAAIAVRMDEGVSAVDLQYSSFWNKNRLADIRRYN
- a CDS encoding DUF3006 domain-containing protein: MGKKHAVLDRIEDGQWAVLLVGTEEKEVILPVSKMPGGAGEGDWFTVTLVGDTVSSVTRDEQASAQAREEISSKMETLKKRKGSRFKTKREE
- a CDS encoding electron transfer flavoprotein subunit beta/FixA family protein produces the protein MHILVCIKQVPDTKIIKVNPKTNTLDRSSAPAILNPYDAHAVEEAVRLREVHGGKVTVLSMGPPQARKAIRKCVEIGADEGILISDRRFAGADTLATSYALYKAVEKIQKTDGVDLILCGKHAIDGDTGQTGPGVARRLGIPPLTCVIQVDQVDVENRTVRVHRKVEEGYEVISSTLPSLLTVEKEINHVSWAPLPNMLRAARYEPSVWTVDDLEDVDIKQLGLKGSPTIVGKMWPPEKSKGAQMIEGDAETQVTEVLKIFMKERDLFKSAGQKQN